In Aspergillus fumigatus Af293 chromosome 2, whole genome shotgun sequence, a genomic segment contains:
- a CDS encoding glutamate--tRNA ligase MSE1 encodes MRPSHLGLLARRSWICTRCRVANYSSVAPARAGKSKKNLPDAPARTRFAPSPTGYLHLGSLRTALFNYLLAKRTGGQFLLRIEDTDQKRTIPGAEQRLYEDLQWAGLQWDEGPLVGGPYGPYRQSERTAIYREHANQLVQNGHAYRCFCSPERLDSLARHRSQAGLPPGYDRQCADISAEESEDRAAKGEAHVVRLKVEGYPMFDDLVYGKTGQNRSSSKLDLIERVYDDPILLKSDGHPTYHLANVVDDHCMKITHVIRGTEWMPSTPMHVALYNAFNWTPPRFGHVPLLVDKSGQKLSKRNADIDLSFFKDKQGVFAATLINFAALLGWSHTQKSDVFSLDELELLFNLKITRGNTVVAFEKLWFLQKAHAQRFAATGGPVFDEMVTKVSQAVEETYPADQLATILDSRPLTEYIPPLLKADAKSYTNAPEFVQRNSTFFTTTLTRPPYTPISTHNDTTIPITALHTAAAALALVPASHWTIETHRSNIASYDGSAAVLPTPASTSPSETAPESPDADAEKARLNADKAFKKELYHYLRWALSAGAPGPGIPETMEILGRAESLRRLQEARELTAEASSVRVPKRTQSQQSEDTTWMGSLAPRP; translated from the exons ATGAGACCGTCTCATTTGGGGCTCCTGGCCCGTCGATCGTGGATCTGCACGCGATGCAGAGTAGCCAACTACTCTTCCGTCGCGCCAGCCCGCGCTGgcaagtccaagaagaacCTCCCCGATGCACCGGCCAGAACCCGGTTCGCACCGTCGCCGACGGGATACCTTCATCTTGGATCCTTGCGGACCGCATTGTTCAACTACCTCTTGGCAAAACGGACGGGGGGCCAGTTCCTTCTGCGAATCGAGGATACAGATCAG AAACGAACAATACCTGGTGCGGAGCAACGGTTGTACGAGGATTTACAATGGGCTGGGTTACAATGGGATGAAG GTCCGCTGGTTGGAGGTCCCTACGGTCCATACAGACAG TCCGAACGGACGGCCATTTACCGCGAACATGCCAACCAATTGGTCCAAAACGGTCACGCATACCGGTGTTTTTGCTCTCCAGAACGGCTCGACTCGCTCGCAAGACATCGCAGTCAGGCCGGTCTCCCTCCTGGTTACGACAGACAGTGTGCAGACATCTCCGCCGAAGAATCCGAGGATCGAGCCGCAAAGGGCGAAGCGCATGTTGTGCGCTTGAAAGTAGAGGGCTACCCCATGTTCGATGACCTGGTCTATGGCAAGACCGGGCAGAACCGCTCGAGCAGTAAGCTGGACCTCATTGAGCGAGTCTACGATGACCCCATCCTGCTCAAATCTGACGGACACCCGACGTACCATCTGGCAAATGTGGTGGACGATCATTGCATGAAGATCACCCATGTAATCAGGGGAACC GAATGGATGCCCTCGACACCAATGCATGTGGCCCTGTATAACGCCTTCAACTGGACACCTCCGCGCTTCGGTCATGTTCCCCTCCTCGTAGACAAGTCCGGCCAGAAGCTCAGCAAACGAAACGCAGACATCGAtctcagcttcttcaaggataaGCAAGGCGTGTTCGCAGCCACGCTGATTAATTTCGCCGCTCTTCTGGGCTGGTCGCACACCCAGAAGTCCGATGTCTTCAGCCTTGACGAACTGGAACTACTC TTCAACCTCAAAATCACCCGCGGCAACACCGTCGTTGCCTTCGAAAAGCTGTGGTTTCTCCAAAAAGCCCACGCGCAGCGATTCGCCGCCACCGGCGGGCCCGTCTTCGACGAAATGGTCACCAAGGTGTCTCAGGCCGTTGAAGAGACCTACCCAGCGGATCAACT TGCAACCATCCTCGATTCCCGCCCCTTGACAGAATACATCCCCCCACTCCTCAAAGCCGACGCAAAATCCTACACCAACGCCCCCGAATTCGTCCAGCGCAACTCaaccttcttcaccaccacTCTCACCAGACCACCCTACACCCCTATTTCAACCCACAACGACACCACCATCCCCATCACAGCCCTCCacaccgccgccgcagccctcgccctcgtccCAGCCTCGCACTGGACCATCGAAACGCACCGCTCCAACATCGCCTCCTACGACGGCTCCGCCGCCGTCCTTCCCACTCCCGCTTCCACTTCTCCGTCAGAAACGGCACCCGAGAGCCCAGACGCAGACGCGGAAAAGGCACGCCTAAACGCAGACAAGGCCTTCAAGAAAGAATTATACCACTACCTGCGTTGGGCTTTGTCGGCCGGTGCCCCCGGCCCCGGGATCCCCGAGACGATGGAGATTCTGGGCCGGGCAGAATCGCTTCGCAGACTTCAAGAGGCCAGGGAGCTCACGGCTGAGGCGTCGTCTGTCCGTGTGCCCAAGAGGACCCAGTCGCAGCAGAGCGAGGATACAACCTGGATGGGCTCTCTTGCTCCGCGGCCCTAG
- the csn5 gene encoding Mov34/MPN/PAD-1 family protein, with protein sequence MQAAQQSWELENTISLIDPQRDALYRYDEETHKALSAARPWAKDPHYFKSIRISAVALIKMTMHARSGGSLEVMGLMQGYILPETFVVTDAFRLPVEGTETRVNAQEEANEYMVSYLQSCRDAGRMENAVGWYHSHPGYGCWLSGIDVTTQDMQQLGGPFVAVVIDPERTISAGKVDIGAFRTFPKDYTPPKEGNEDEDYQTIPLSKAEDFGAYAHQYYSLEVSFFKSSLDTELLSQLWNKYWVATLSQSPLFTTRDYGSRQMMDLSQKVRRAARGIESSGSRGGATTPKDQQLEKIVRDGQRIVSEEVKGLLAAEVKMKLFQGIGEGTQTGAS encoded by the exons ATGCAGGCTGCACAGCAGTCCTGGG AGCTCGAAAACACCATCAGCCTCATCGATCCTCAACGGGATGCGCTCTATCGATACGATGAAGAAACACACAAGGCCCTGAGCGCTGCCCGGCCATGGGCCAAAGACCCCCACTACTTCAAGTCGATACGCATCTCCGCCGTAGCATTAATCAAAATGACCATGCATGCTCGCTCAGGCGGCTCCCTCGAGGTTATGGGTCTGATGCAAGGGTACATCCTTCCTGAGACGTTTGTCGTAACAGATGCCTTCCGCCTCCCCGTCGAAGGCACCGAGACCCGCGTCAACGCCCAGGAAGAAGCGAACGAGTACATGGTGTCGTATCTCCAATCCTGCCGCGATGCGGGCCGCATGGAGAACGCAGTGGGGTGGTATCACAGTCATCCCGGGTATGGATGCTGGCTGTCCGGGATCGATGTTACGACGCAAGATATGCAGCAGCTCGGCGGGCCGTTCGTTGCTGTCGTCATTGACCCGGAACGCACCATCTCCGCCGGCAAGGTTGACATTGGGGCCTTCCGCACTTTCCCCAAGGATTATACCCCTCCAAAAGAAGGaaatgaggatgaagattACCAGACTATTCCCCTCAGCAAGGCGGAGGATTTCGGCGCATACGCGCACCAGTATTACTCGCTTGAGGTGTCATTCTTCAAGAGCAGTCTCGACACGGAACTTCTGTCGCAGCTCTGGAACAAATACTGGGTGGCTACGCTGAGTCAAAGTCCCCTGTTCACAACTCGGGATTACGGCAGTAggcagatgatggatctCAGTCAGAAAGTCCGGCGGGCTGCGCGGGGAATTGAATCCAGCGGGTCACGAGGTGGTGCCACTACACCTAAAgatcagcagctggagaagataGTACGGGACGGACAGCGGATTGTCTCTGAGGAGGTAAAAGGTCTCTTGGCAGCTGAGGTTAAGATGAAGCTCTTCCAGGGAATCGGGGAGGGGACGCAAACGGGTGCCTCATGA
- a CDS encoding putative microtubule associated protein (Ase1) yields MIPMTVDTSYLTTQVNTIVTQLHAIFDDIGVPSHERETREAELFSALSETLNNHLKIVDDERTSMTEEAERLITAIQQMEESLVDEKANGQYQLNHDDLRVTYPLNRCLSFLREKHGAMSKMHRERFEQVKKLVAALESYSSHLESSFVTIELPPTAPGSSISPSFDLSPTYVTALDNEFTRVYEEYHRRLEFVKTTCEEIIKLWAELGTPQVQTDTNIVKHYRESPEQLGLHESDLANLTAKREKLLEEKRSRERKLKELRTAVESLWERFGVEECDRKAFLAANRGCGLRTINEFEEELARLNELKRQNLHLFVEDARCRLQELWDGLYFSEEEMLDFTPAFSDVYSDALLEAHEAEIARLEALKEQRAPTLQLIERHKSLLSEREALAASSQDASRLMARGNKGERRDPGKLLREEKMRKRIAKELPKVEADLRKELERWEEEYGRPFLVHGERYLDELTPVIAKPPPRSKTPSAPPSANSKAGFGRPQPPSRPASVMRGPPPPRSATRTPTGNGQTKYNTSGPSRAGAKSPSKIPARVPLSNMPYGNNSAGHRAAPGSYSSSTMGKVPAPRAPPPRMRALTIDSKEDRGPYSMDPPRCASAMSNAFVRPVSPEDVYDDRNQRSFMSSSVFSQRSTGFSQCSQSSASSISSVPNFPRPNPYLQHAPPPPAPRQVSNSSTVDTANTGSENWETFDDGSESEADASDVYYAKLRAAHSKRLAPEDNATLAGKKAKGIRSVSPEEPIDDHHGQIVRVAGSDAGWTDDMEAY; encoded by the exons ATGATCCCGATGACGGTCGACACGAGTTACTTGACCACTCAGGTCAACACTATCGTTACGCAGCTGCATGCCATATTTGATGATATTGGAGTTCCGAGCCATGAGCGCGAAACACGAGAGGCGGAG CTCTTCAGTGCTCTGTCTGAGACTCTGAATAACCATCTCAAGATTGTAGACGA TGAGAGAACCAGCATGACAGAGGAGGCGGAACGACTTATTACTGCCATTCAACAAATGGAAGAATCCCTAGTGGATGAGAAAGCCAACGGACAGTATCAACTGAATCATGACGATCTGCGCGTCACGTACCCCCTCAATCGCTGTCTCTCTTTTCTGCGCGAAAAGCATGGAGCAATGAGCAAAATGCACCGGGAGCGCTTTGAACAGGTGAAGA AACTTGTTGCAGCGCTCGAATCATACTCTTCCCATCTAGAGTCCTCTTTTGTGACCATCGAACTTCCCCCAACAGCACCTGGCTCATCCATTTCGCCGAGCTTTGACCTTTCCCCAACTTATGTTACCGCGCTAGATAATGAATTTACGAGAGTGTATGAAGAATACCACCGTCGCCTTGAGTTTGTCAAGACGACTTGcgaagagatcatcaaaCTTTGGGCAGAACTTGGAACACCTCAGGTGCAGACGGATACCAATATCGTCAAGCATTACCGCGAGTCTCCCGAGCAGTTGGGCCTCCACGAGTCGGATTTGGCGAACCTGACGGCAAAGCGCGAgaagttgctggaagagaagaggtcTCGCGAGCGCAAGTTGAAGGAGCTTCGAACAGCTGTGGAGTCGTTGTGGGAGCGCTTTGGTGTCGAGGAATGTGATAGAAAGGCCTTCCTCGCGGCCAATCGCGGGTGCGGATTGCGGACGATCAATGAATTTGAAGAGGAACTGGCACGTCTTAATGAGCTTAAAAGACAGAATCTGCACCTTTTCGTAGAGGACGCGCGCTGCCGGCTGCAAGAACTCTGGGATGGGCTCTATTtctccgaagaagaaatgcTTGACTTTACACCTGCCTTCTCTGACGTCTACAGCGACGCGCTTCTTGAAGCACACGAGGCAGAAATTGCCCGGCTGGAGGCGCTGAAGGAGCAACGCGCCCCAACCCTGCAGCTCATCGAGAGGCATAAGAGTCTTCTTTCGGAGCGAGAGGCCCTGGCCGCATCGAGTCAAGATGCCTCACGTCTCATGGCGCGAGGCAACAAAGGAGAGAGGCGCGATCCTGGTAAGCTcttgagggaggagaagatgaggaagaggatcGCAAAAGAGTTGCCCAAAGTCGAAGCAGACCTTAGAAAAGAATTGGAAAGATGGGAGGAGGAGTATGGCAGGCCATTCCTTGTCCACGGCGAGAGATATCTTGATGAACTCACCCCAGTCATTGCCAAACCTCCTCCACGCTCCAAGACACCCTCCGCTCCACCGTCCGCGAATTCGAAAGCAGGCTTTGGAAGGCCACAACCGCCTTCTCGTCCGGCAAGTGTCATGAGAgggccacctcctcctcgctccGCCACCAGAACGCCCACTGGAAACGGCCAGACGAAATACAACACTAGCGGCCCATCTAGGGCTGGCGCGAAGTCACCCTCGAAGATCCCAGCCCGGGTGCCCCTGAGTAACATGCCTTACGGGAACAATTCCGCTGGCCATCGCGCAGCACCGGGTTCTTATTCTTCCAGTACCATGGGAAAAGTTCCAGCACCACGTGCTCCCCCACCTAGGATGCGTGCTTTAACGATAGACTCCAAAGAGGACAGAGGGCCCTATTCAATGGATCCCCCGAGATGTGCTAGCGCGATGTCTAATGCCTTCGTTCGGCCTGTCAGCCCTGAGGACGTTTATGACGATCGCAATCAGCGATCGTTCATGAGCTCCTCTGTTTTCTCACAGCGATCTACCGGCTTCTCTCAGTGCTCTCAGTCCTCAGCCTCGTCAATATCATCCGTTCCGAATTTCCCACGACCAAATCCTTACCTGCAACAtgcacctcctccaccgGCACCTAGACAGGTTTCAAACTCCTCAACCGTGGACACAGCAAACACAGGGTCTGAAAACTGGGAAACATTTGATGATGGGTCCGAGTCCGAAGCCGATGCTAGTGATGTCTACTATGCCAAGCTTCGTGCCGCTCATAGCAAGCGACTCGCCCCCGAAGACAACGCAACTCTTGCGGGAAAAAAAGCCAAAGGTATCAGGAGTGTTAGCCCAGAGGAGCCGATTGATGACCATCATGGCCAGATAGTCAGAGTAGCTGGCAGTGATGCTGGTTGGACGGACGACATGGAGGCATACTAG
- a CDS encoding putative DnaJ domain protein (Mas5), which translates to MAGVEIDLYEVLEVSRSATKDEIRKAYRKAALASHPDKVPEAEREAAEVRFKAVQEAYDILYDEDKRHLYDTHGMSAFNGSGEPGMAGGPDLDDILAQMFGMGGGMPGMGGMPGGRPPKPRRSPDENTKYEVRLEDLYKGKTVKFASTKNVICSLCQGKGGKERATAKKCSTCDGQGFKQILTRMGQFLTPSTVTCSTCNGQGEFFSPKDKCKKCKGNKTVEEKKMLEIYIPRGAKEGDKIVLEGEADQAPGQEPGDIVFHIVEEEHPVFRRAGADLTANIDVTLAEALTGFSRVVIKHLDGRGIEITHPKTPGEVLSPGQVLKVPGEGMPLKRSDARGDLYLVVNIKFPDAKWKPSAAVLERLREMLPKPDPLIQADTVDEVDYDPKGNLDDFGARDGQGSSAWEDEEEDGEPAQCAPQ; encoded by the exons ATGGCTGGTGTCGAGATCGACCTCTATG AGGTCCTAGAGGTGTCTCGAAGCGCAACGAAAGACGAGATCCGGAAGGCTTATCGCAAG GCTGCGCTCGCAAGTCACCCCGATAAGGTCCCCGAGGCCGAACGAGAAGCCGCGGAGGTACGATTCAAAGCCGTCCAAGAAGCCTACGATATCCTTTACGATGAAGATAAAAGACACCTTTACGATACCCATGGCATGTCTGCTTTCAATGGCTCTGGCGAGCCCGGCATGGCAGGAGGACCGGATCTGGACGATATTCTAGCGCAGATGTTCGGGATGGGTGGTGGGATGCCCGGCATGGGCGGCATGCCTGGCGGACGGCCTCCCAAGCCTCGACGGAGCCCGGACGAGAATACAAAGTACGAGGTGCGGTTAGAGGACCTATACAAGGGCAAGACGGTCAAGTTTGCTAGCACGAAGAATGTCATTTGCAGTCTGTGTCAGGGTAAAGGTGGCAAGGAAAGAGCGACGGCTAAGAAGTGCTCGACGTGTGATGGACAAG GATTCAAGCAAATCTTGACGCGAATGGGACAGTTCCTGACGCCATCCACCGTGACCTGTTCGACCTGCAATGGCCAGGGCGAGTTTTTCAGTCCCAAGGACAAATGTAAGAAGTGCAAAGGCAACAAAAccgtggaggagaagaaaatgctGGAGATCTACATTCCACGGGGAGCAAA AGAAGGAGATAAAATCGTGTTGGAAGGTGAGGCGGACCAGGCACCCGGCCAGGAACCTGGCGACATAGTTTTCCATATCGTGGAAGAGGAACACCCAGTCTTCCGACGAGCCGGCGCAGACCTCACAGCCAACATCGACGTCACACTGGCCGAAGCGCTGACCGGCTTCTCCCGCGTGGTCATCAAACATCTCGACGGCCGCGGCATCGAAATCACCCATCCCAAGACTCCCGGGGAGGTGTTATCACCCGGCCAGGTTCTGAAGGTACCCGGAGAAGGCATGCCGCTCAAGCGCAGCGACGCGCGGGGCGACCTCTACCTCGTCGTCAACATTAAGTTCCCCGACGCCAAATGGAAGCCCAGTGCAGCCGTCCTGGAAAGACTCCGGGAGATGCTGCCCAAGCCTGATCCCTTGATCCAGGCCGATACGGTCGACGAAGTCGACTATGACCCTAAAGGAAACCTAGATGACTTTGGAGCCCGCGATGGGCAGGGTAGTTCCGCAtgggaagacgaggaggaggacggagaGCCCGCGCAGTGTGCGCCTCAGTAG
- a CDS encoding putative cell division control protein Cdc25, with the protein MYETRVTEPLAVETKSALATKTQTFATTFEFTDEQVSTITSGPRRRSRGNSISVQQKGSPERHRSPMKSTTDGRYTPSPEPAPALFVRAMYDYDADDHTSLSFRRGDIIQVLNQLETGWWDGVINNSVRGWFPSNYCAIITDPSELEDQVVHARDEDEISAESAAGEDEYEEEHGHEHDEDEVDSAGNPRDSQPLLPIEGVAAPKEQEEAAFWIPQATPDGRLFYFNTLTGYSTMELPFENPSANESGPFDRNNFFVPDQTRPPPELMARGFERDEDDYDGSASEAEGESLMLASHDSMSRRRRSYIDGVSPATSLDSLHPPSATKSINEGKISHQSSRDLQKTTTAGSNASAAIHFHRPSVSSQAPSRFVDDGLTAPVTWPMLVDNMRHAIEVYRQTLLNGDRSEYVRKAEDISDHLRMLLAAGSDTTDNHSGNPSIISQNKPLYPHFREMMSKFSKLVLSSHVAAADWPGPDSVNKCLHEADGVMQGVYGYVEVARQQRGENIRRIVPGFVVGSSSGGGWQNNGVSLDDSGPTSFLDQDGADPRVEPSVPLDSSLLDHIDILRRSFVGTIRRLEERLTLNQKKIVTYAEQREISDSVVAAAIKVVEQFRPWISAVESINLAPLGTSFQNPQLVDFSLQKQRAYDAIADFVISCQAVSAPLGDEWAELRGDSLEDRLNAVRSIARQLENFVSQIGFSLSLLLEQIPEPSTTFRSESRLEGDKEAYKGIHSRGDSLARIPTETIGIPSSYSVDLPSEKVRRNMDKAQRFFGQAPPVAITREPIREPVREPEETPWFLKMDHEGEVFYDTKADVPTLKCGTLAGLVEHLTRHDKLDASFNNTFLLTYRSFTTASELFEMLAERFNIQPPFGLNPDEMQMWIDRKQKPIRFRVVNILKSWFEHFWMEPNDEAHMNLLARVHAFTKDSIATTKTPGSPQLMAVIEQRLKGQDTTVKRLVPTQATAAPSPILPKNMKKLKFLDIDPTEFARQLTIIESRLYSKIRPIECLNKTWQRKVGPDEPEPATNVKALILHSNQLTNWVAEMILTQSDVKKRVVVIKHFVNVADRCRALNNYSTLTSIISALGTAPIHRLGRTWSQVSGRTSAILEQMRRLMASTKNFGEYRETLHLANPPCIPFFGVYLTDLTFIEDGIPSLTPSELINFNKRAKTAEVIRDIQQYQNVPYLLQPVPELQDYILSNLQAAGDVHDMYNRSLEVEPREREDEKIARYAAASSRDLRSHSTMAIASIVIASR; encoded by the exons ATGTACGAAACCCGGGTGACAGAGCCGTTGGCTGTCGAGACCAAATCTGCACTTGCGACCAAAACCCAGACTTTCGCTACTACATTTGAGTTCACCGACGAGCAGGTGTCCACGATTACATCAGGTCCTCGACGTCGCAGCCGTGGAAACAGTATCTCCGTGCAGCAGAAGGGGTCGCCGGAGCGGCACAGATCCCCCATGAAATCTACCACCGATGGGCGCTACACGCCTAGCCCGGAGCCGGCGCCAGCACTGTTCGTGCGGGCCATGTACGATTACGATGCCGACGACCACACGAGTCTCAGTTTTCGCAGAGGTGATATCATACAGGTTCTCAATCAACTAGAGACTGGCTGGTGGGATGGCGTCATCAACAACAGCGTCCGGGGCTGGTTCCCCAGTAACTACTGCGCTATTATAACAGATCCAAGCGAATTAGAGGATCAGGTGGTGCATGCTCGGGACGAAGACGAGATTAGCGCGGAATCGGCCGCCGGTGAAGACGAATATGAGGAAGAGCATGGGCACGAGcacgatgaagatgaggtcgACTCCGCTGGAAACCCGCGCGATTCGCAACCACTACTCCCTATCGAAGGCGTAGCAGCCcccaaggagcaggaagaagccGCCTTCTGGATCCCACAAGCAACCCCGGATGGCCGTTTATTCTACTTCAACACTCTCACAGGCTACAGCACCATGGAATTGCCGTTTGAGAATCCGTCTGCGAACGAAAGCGGACCCTTCGACCGAAACAACTTTTTCGTGCCGGATCAGACTCGACCACCACCCGAATTGATGGCTCGCGGTTTCGAGCGCGACGAGGATGATTATGATGGCTCGGCATCTGAGGCGGAGGGAGAGTCTCTAATGCTGGCCTCCCACGATTCCATgtctcgtcgtcgtcgctcaTATATCGATGGTGTATCTCCTGCTACCTCCTTGGACTCATTGCATCCTCCATCGGCCACCAAATCGATCAATGAAGGCAAGATCTCGCACCAATCCAGTCGGGATCTGCAGAAGACAACCACCGCCGGTAGCAATGCGTCCGCGGCCATTCACTTTCACAGACCGTCCGtctcttctcaagctccttccCGCTTCGTCGATGACGGCCTCACGGCTCCTGTCACTTGGCCGATGCTCGTTGACAATATGCGTCACGCTATCGAAGTGTATCGGCAGACGCTGCTGAATGGAGATCGCTCCGAGTATGTGAGGAAGGCGGAAGACATATCAGATCACCTCCGCAtgcttcttgctgctggctCGGACACCACAGACAATCACTCTGGGAACCCGTCGATTATTTCGCAGAACAAGCCACTCTATCCCCACTTCAGAGAAATGATGTCTAAATTCTCGAAACTCGTCCTCTCGTCCCACGTTGCAGCTGCCGATTGGCCAGGGCCGGATTCCGTCAACAAGTGCTTGCATGAGGCGGATGGCGTTATGCAAGGAGTCTACGGCTATGTCGAAGTTGCAAGACAACAGCGGGGTGAAAACATTCGGCGGATCGTTCCTGGATTCGTCGTCGGAAGCTCTTCGGGAGGCGGCTGGCAAAACAATGGTGTATCTCTAGATGATTCGGGCCCGACATCTTTTCTGGACCAGGATGGCGCTGATCCTCGCGTCGAACCCTCGGTGCCTCTGGACTCCTCCCTCCTGGACCATATCGACATTCTCAGAAGGTCATTTGTTGGGACTATTCGGCGACTAGAGGAGCGATTGACACtcaaccagaagaagattgttACTTACGCGGAACAACGCGAAATTAGTGATTCAGTTGTGGCAGCTGCAATCAAGGTCGTGGAACAATTTCGACCTTGGATTTCTGCTGTTGAATCCATCAATCTCGCGCCACTAGGAACAAGTTTCCAGAACCCTCAGTTGGTCGATTTCAGTCTACAGAAGCAGCGAGCCTACGATGCCATCGCAGATTTTGTCATTAGCTGCCAGGCCGTTTCCGCGCCCCTCGGCGATGAGTGGGCAGAGCTTCGCGGAGATTCTCTTGAAGACCGTCTGAATGCCGTGAGAAGTATCGCCAGGCAGCTTGAGAACTTTGTCTCTCAGATTGGTTTCTCCCTGTCGCTTCTTCTCGAACAGATTCCCGAGCCCTCTACCACCTTTAGGAGTGAAAGTCGTCTGGAGGGCGACAAGGAAGCTTACAAGGGCATCCATAGTCGCGGTGATTCCCTGGCAAGAATCCCAACAGAGACGATTGGAATACCATCCTCGTATTCCGTTGATCTGCCATCTGAAAAAGTTCGTCGCAACATGGATAAGGCTCAGAGGTTCTTCGGCCAAGCTCCACCAGTCGCTATCACTCGGGAACCTATTCGGGAGCCTGTCCGGGAACCGGAGGAGACGCCTTGGTTCTTGAAGATGGATCACGAAGGGGAAGTGTTTTACGATACCAAGGCTGATGTGCCCACCTTGAAATGTGGAACATTGGCTGGTTTGGTGGAGCACTTGACTCGCCATGATAAACTGGACGCCTCATTCAATAACACTTTCCTCCTCACATATCGATCCTTCACGACTGCGTCGGAGCTCTTCGAAATGCTCGCCGAGCGCTTCAACATCCAGCCTCCATTTGGACTGAATCCAGATGAAATGCAGATGTGGATAGACAGGAAGCAAAAGCCTATCCGATTCCGAGTCGTTAATATCCTCAAAAGCTGGTTTGAGCATTTCTGGATGGAGCCGAATGATGAGGCGCATATGAATCTTTTGGCTCGCGTTCACGCCTTTACCAAGGATTCCATTGCGACGACAAAGACACCTGGTTCGCCTCAACTGATGGCAGTTATCGAGCAGCGCCTTAAAGGTCAAGATACGACAGTAAAGCGCCTCGTCCCTACACAGGCCACCGCCGCTCCATCCCCCATTCTTCCTAAAAAcatgaagaagctcaaaTTCCTGGACATTGATCCCACAGAATTCGCCAGGCAGCTTACCATTATTGAATCACGCCTCTACTCTAAAATCAGGCCCATTGAGTGTCTGAATAAGACCTGGCAAAGGAAGGTTGGCCCCGACGAACCAGAGCCTGCTACGAATGTGAAGGCTCTGATTCTCCATTCAAACCAATTGACGAATTGGGTTGCGGAGATGATTCTCACGCAGTCAGATGTCAAGAAGCGAGTTGTCGTCATAAAGCATTTCGTGAATGTGGCAGAT AGGTGCCGCGCGCTCAACAATTACTCTACGCTCACATCCATTATCTCTGCTCTCGGGACAGCGCCGATCCATCGACTCGGTCGGACTTGGTCTCAAGTTAGTGGCCGTACGTCCGCCATTCTGGAGCAAATGCGCAGACTTATGGCCAGCACGAAGAACTTTGGCGAGTATCGGGAAACTCTGCATCTCGCAAACCCCCCTTGCATCCCTTTCTTTG GCGTTTACCTAACGGACCTGACTTTCATCGAAGACGGTATCCCGTCTCTGACGCCATCAGAGCTCATCAATTTCAACAAACGCGCCAAGACTGCTGAAGTCATTCGGGACATTCAACAGTATCAAAATGTCCCGTATCTCCTTCAGCCAGTCCCGGAACTACAGGACTACATACTCAGTAATCTTCAAGCGGCGGGTGACGTCCATGATATGTACAATCGGAGTTTGGAGGTGGAGCCGAGAGAACGTGAGGATGAGAAAATAGCGAGGTATGCTGCTGCATCGAGTAGAGACTTAAGAAGTCATAGTACTATGGCCATCGCGAGCATCGTTATCGCATCGCGATGA